The Vitis vinifera cultivar Pinot Noir 40024 chromosome 7, ASM3070453v1 genomic interval ACCTTGAGCTTAGCCTCAAGGGAATTGACCATATGAATAACCTTTTCTTGGCAGGAAACACCAACATTTCATTCGTCGGGAAAGAATATAGCATACAATAACCTTCAAGAGGGCAAagaataataaacaaatattgCTAGCCAAGTACCACCAAAACCTACTGTTCTCTCCCCACCccatgcaaaaaagaaaaaagacaaaactAACAACCAAAGGGACTCAGCAGCATGGTGTAAGGAAGGCAAATAGCTCATCAAGTAATTTCATGGATAGAAGAAAGCATGTTCCAGTGGTTCAAACCCTTCTTCTTAATGGATTTGATAAGTGAATTTGATCACTATCTTGGAGGAATATGGACAAGTTATAGATATGCCCTGATGAGGACAAGCAGGGCCATATCTATAATCTGCCTAACCATGTGCTGAATGGCAAGCAATGCAGGCTGAAATTTTGACCTTTGGAGGCACTCACTTTTCAACTACCTTTGGAGGCACTCACTTTCCAACTACCTTTGGAGGACTACAATTCAAGCTTAAAAGTGCAGACATGGAGCCAAACCTAGGGCTCCATCCCTACCCCAGCCACTTGCAACCTCAGCAGGCCTCAAGGGCCAAGTTCAGAAGGCTTCTTCAGCAAATGCAAGAAACAAAGTTTTGCATGTGAACACACCAGAAGAGACTTTTGCTATATATTAGTAAGCATTTCCCCCCATTTTACAAAAATAGCTCTCCCTGCATTGAGTTAACCTGCCAGGTTCACCTAGAAGCCTAGTGAAGTGCTGAGGTcatgaaatgatgaaaaacattGCACACAGGGAGGACAGGTCCAATATCTAGGGATTATgctcaaaagaaaacatataaaCATTTTTCATCTGATTTCTAATCCTTATTTTGAGAAAGCAAAGCTGAAATCCCAAGAAGACATGGAGGAGGAATTGACCGGCATATCAGAAGTAACTGTTTCCTTAGATCTAGAGGATAGGACTGCAAAAATCTGGCATaatgaaagaacaaaaaaggCCCCTGAGAGATGAATGAATtgacaaactaacaaaataaacaatatgttTCAGTGGCCACTCGTAAGTTTATCTGGAATGTGAAAAGGTACTGACCGGCCATTACCATAAGAAGTATCTGTCTGACAAAGAAGTTTATCATTCTCAACCAAGTCCTCTTCTGTTTCCCGTTCAGCTATCAGATATTCTATTGCTGCATCAACATCACCGCTTAGTTCTACCAAAACCTGGAATAGATCACCAATAATAACAGCAAAACAAACATCGTCAGGAGCTCCATGTCTGATAAGTTTCATTGCAAAACCAACAACATAGGAGTCAgaagattaaattttttatgttacaATCTTATAACAAGAGAAACTTTAGTAATAAAAGAAATGGCAAAACAAATGCAAATTAGCAGGGGGCTCGTCACCTGTTCAACTTTTTCCGCATTTTCACAACCGCTTCCAACCATGACCAATTTGATGGATCCTGCATCAATGATATTCCTGCCAGCTCCACTTTTAGACTTGCTGGATGCACCTTTTACTTGATGAGATGCCACCGAAAGATCAGTATCAGCCTTTCACAAAGTAGAAGTTATTAGAATGCTGCTACCAGGTGAATTTTGTAACTTTCAGTAGAccatattgttttgtcataagAACAACCAAAGaaagtttaaaataagaaaCCTTGATTATGATTGGCCTAGCTGGTCCATCACAAGGATCCTCCTTTAACCGCACACTATTGTAATGTTCCCCATCATGATAAGATCTACAAAAAACTTTAGCAAATTATGCTGTAGAAATGAAACGTTGAATTTCTATTATAAAGCTAATTGACAGCAACCAATGTAACAATGTTGATACAGCCACTGAAAATTCCAAGGCAAAGAAAATTtaacaatttatatattttaaagctTAACAACCCACAGAAAATTGTCAGACCTAAAGTGCCTCTGACGATACTAAAGAATTCTTAACAATATGAAATTCAAGTTTGATGAAGCAGCCTAGCATGGGAGGATGATCACCCTGCCTTAGAAACAGAAATGATGCATTTTTTTGGGATAGGAAAGTGCCAGTGGAGTGTGGTCAGTATTAACAGGAGAAGATGTTTAGGctcaaatgaatttttgaagaaatgcTAACAGAACTCATTGATAAAACATGATTAATGCAAGAGAGATGATGAATCAGCAAGCCACATTCTGCTCCATTGTGGTGAAACTCAAAATTTGTGGCATCCCCTACTCTCTATACTTGACCTATTCTGGATGTTCCTTTGGAAGGTGAGGGAGGTGTTGTTTGGATAGCATGGAAGTTTTATTGATAAGAAGCACAGGAAAGTTTGGAGGACAACCCTGTTATGTTTGTTTTGGACCATTTGGAAGAGGGCATCTTAAAAACTTTCAGTATCTTAAAacatatgaaattttaaaccatcCATATCTATTGCTAAATAAGCCTTCCATCATTTCTCTTTATCTTTGGTCTCAAAAGTCTTTTTATCGATAGTTTTATGTCCTTACTGGATTCTATGGATTGTTTAAGGTCTTACAGTTTTATTTTCCTGCCTAGTGGTGCATGTTGCATACTCTTGGTGCACTTGGGTAGTGCTATTGTGCCCCTTTTTGTTAAACGCCCTTTACTATATTCTCTTTTACCTACAAAATAATACATGTTCTACTGcctttttcaatcattttagaATAGTTAAAATGAAGACATGGGTAGCTTCTTACCTGCATTGATGTGTTAAGATTCAACATTATTTTGTGGATGTTAAAATTTCTAAACTGCTTGATCTCTTCTCCACATTAAAGCCTTGTAATTTTCCATGTCAATACTCAACAGAGAACCAGACCTTGTGAGCTTATCATAGAATAGCCATCTAGCCTGCTTATTACCCGTGTAGTCCTATGTTTGTCAATGagtaaacataaaataaatacacAGTTAATTTTATTCCCATATACAAGGAAATGGACATTGTAATGTTTCCATCACATTAATCTAATGAGTGCACATCACATAAAAAACACAATGATTATGAAACAAAATTTCCACTTCAAAAATCTGTCAATAACATTGTTCTGCTTTCTAGCTTGTACATTCTGCATTACATGACCGCTAATTCGAGTGCTTCATAAGCTCAACTAAACAAAGCTTTATTTAAATCTACTTGCAGCTAGCTACACAAATCCTGTTTCACCATTTGGCTTTACCAAAAAGCCAGAGCCTCATGAAAATAGATATGCAATAACAAGgaataaaaatttcataatcaatatgtgcaacaaaaacaattatttagtCTAGACTTAAATTATGTTAAGAAAAAGTAATAGCAATATCATGATAAGGATTCTAGAGTACTCACAAATGGATCATCCGAGCTCCAGAGGCATTAAAATTCTGTATATACCAGCGAGGCGACATATGCTGTATCGAGGAAAGAAGCAGGGATGAGGAACCTTATTTTACAGTAGGTTCATGTAATCATGAAATCCACATTTTTGGGGAGTGCATACTGATTTCAGTGAAAAGTATCCATCGTAGATTTATCATATTCACATTGATCAACAATATCATAATCACCGAGATTTCAAAATTCTTCCCAGTGCCATAATAAAACcattaaatagaaattattaaaataaaatcaaaatggaaCTGTCACAGTGAAATCAATTCCTCCTAAAGCCTAGGATCCTATGTAATCATAATGCTAGGAGGTAAACAAGGCAGCAAAAGTCAAACATATACCTAATTAGATCTAGTTACATTTCACTGTGCAGATCAATGGAAGCCCCTGGAGCATTTTAAGATTTTATGTCTTGACTACCATTTAGTCTGCAGtttttttcataattgatgcactaataataaatgtataaaaaaaatggacacTTTTAACAGTATGCATACTCATAGGCTACATAGCTATCAAGCCTATCATTACATTTTGTATGTAtaaaattctctttcttttctatcAAGCAGAAGGCAGGGATTGATTAGATGGAAGTGGCTTGGTAGAATTGGTTTGAAcactttcaaaaatcaaatccttcagttccttcttttcttcttcattcttACACTTCTTTCCACCCTTCATTCTCTCTAACCCTTTTCGtacatttaatctttatttaaatatcataaaattaaatgcTAGAGCagttccttcttttcttcttcattcttACACTTCTTTCCATCCTTCATTCTCTCTAACCCTTTTAGtacatttaatctttatttaaatatcataaCATTAAAAGCTAGAGCAGGTGCAGCCATTTTCTTTAGGTGTTCTTCTCCTCCTAATGCTTCCACAGTAAAATACCATTTCAACCTGAAGCAGTCCAGGTTTGGAAACAATTACTTTAAATGTGAAAAGCAGGGCactacataaaataaatatttttaataaaacaaatatttgtttaaggTGGTAAATCCAACAAACAGAAATATTAAAAGGTCTTACTCGATGAATGCATATATTGCTACGAGTAACAAGAGAAGCTGCTTGCAATTCCATGTGTCCTGCCCATGTGCCATCCTTTTCCATGGACTGGCAATAATCATCAAAAGGCACATCATCCTCAATAAATGGCTCAAACATGTCACGGTTTTCCTGTTCAAGATAACCAATATAAGGTTCATCCACAAGTTGGTTTTTTCAATAAGGAATAAAAAACAGCAATTGGGAGTTATttctctgtgtgtgtgtgtgtgtgagagagagagagagattcttTGCCAAGATATGATTTATTGAGTCAAGTAACCAGAGGTTGCCTCTGTGGTTTCATTGATGCATTCTTCTTGTGCATCAGCCTTAGGCATGCCTCAAAAAACACATCTAACTGACTTACACTCCGCTTAGAATTATATGAGGCATTAGAACAAGACTTATCCATGAATAAATCCTTGTAAGCAGTAAATATTGTATCGCTTGAACCATAGCCACACCTAAATCCCATCTAAAGGTCAATTTCTTCTGTCTATACAGACAAACTCTAATATATTAGACAAACGCTCGCACATATCACTGGTTGTCTTCCCTTCTACATTCTGCTTGCTCACATATATGCCAACTAGAACAGGAGTTTCTTTTAGGAACTCGCCCAatgatttaaaatgaaatacGTTAAACAGTTAACACTACAGGAACATATGGGCACAGATTGGGCCAACTGAGAgtaatatatatctatatatatacgTTTGACAACCGAGTTCAGACTCTCCGTGGGAACCCAAACCTCGAAATGCTAACCATGCCCACCACAAACAGCACTGGGTAATTGGGGCATTCAACCAGCAACAGGAATCAAACCTAGGACCATGTGCGTCTACTCCGCATCCTGACATTAACCCTAGCCAACTGAGCACCCTAAGGGGCTACATTCTCAGTACCACAATATTGAAGTCCACAGCCATTTTTATTTCAGAAGTCCAGTACACTCATTCGGATAAggtttcataataaaaatagttgaaaTGATATTGCCACAGAATCAACGACTACAGATACAACTGCAACAATCAATCTTCCCCCCTACCAAAATATACCGCACCACCATGCTGCGGTACTTTTCATGTCCCTCCTCGTTGCCTTCCAATTGATCTGCCAGGGCCCTGCAAACTAACAAGAGTGATCAAATCAAATTACAGTAGACACACACAATATCAAATTGACCATTTCAGATTAATCCACTAAAGACTGACCTGAAAAAACAATTTCCGTCAGCAGTCACCTGAATAATTTTCAAGCCCAACGCATCGAGCTGAGCCCGGAACTCCGAAATGTCAGCCTGCTTTCCTTGCTTTTTCATCTGTCCACCGAACAAACTTACATTCAGTAATTCTTATCTGAACCAGAAAGCAATTTTCCATGAAAACAACCATTAAAGCATCTCTTGAaacttgaaattaaaacaacaagACACAGCCAGATGAAGCCGAATAGTATCAGCTGAGGTTTTCAGTGGATTTTAGGAGAGAACGAATCATCGAATCTAGAATAAGAATTTACCTGGGGCTGTTTCTTGGCTTTAGACTTCTGTTGATGCTTTGCTTgaaccattgtttttttttttttttcttcttctttttcttatttttttccctgTAACATCGTTTTCGATACTCTAGGTTTTGGCTTATTGTACTAGTGCCGTGGCCGCGGCCACTCTTCCGGAAAAACCGATTTTAGAGTGGTAGTGGGTTGAAGTTGAATTGGGTTAAGTGTGGCCCAAGCCCAATCGTATGTTTTGCCGGAAGGGTTGAGCACGATATGGAGTTCGGCCCACCAGGTTGGAATTTCGAAGCAGAACCATATGCGTGCAGAGTGTGATGGGTCTGGTGAGTGCGTGCATTAAACATACCAAGTCGACAGAACAAATGAGATAGAGATTGTTCGATGCCCTGGCTTAGGGGACCTAGGCCAATGGGCAAGTGGGTCTACTTCTCGAAGCACCCATTTATATCTGTGGTGGCCCATGGTCCCATAGCCCATTTATTCGTTCTATTAA includes:
- the LOC100257852 gene encoding OVARIAN TUMOR DOMAIN-containing deubiquitinating enzyme 7; the encoded protein is MVQAKHQQKSKAKKQPQMKKQGKQADISEFRAQLDALGLKIIQVTADGNCFFRALADQLEGNEEGHEKYRSMVVRYILENRDMFEPFIEDDVPFDDYCQSMEKDGTWAGHMELQAASLVTRSNICIHRHMSPRWYIQNFNASGARMIHLSYHDGEHYNSVRLKEDPCDGPARPIIIKADTDLSVASHQVKGASSKSKSGAGRNIIDAGSIKLVMVGSGCENAEKVEQVLVELSGDVDAAIEYLIAERETEEDLVENDKLLCQTDTSYGENDDRKVERGKEILENNSCKQDSSSNSIGQAHDDSSCRRDEKKIPRNQVCPCGSKKKCKTCCGSVAGRPSTKFLVNQTVDSSKGRKERKQGKKGRSAKFVPSARSSEGPPDVGALSI